ACTCCGACGCGATCCTGGAGACTGGCCTCGACGGCGGGGCCTTCGGGACCGGTGGTGACGACTACCGGGGGGTGCCGCGGCGGCAGGTCGACACGGGCCGCATCGCACCCAAGGGCGTCATCCTGCGTCCCACCAGCCCGGCATTCACCAAGCCGAGGTTGCCGGGGGAGAAGGCCGCCATCTACGAGGCCTCGGTGTCCCAGCTCGTCGGGCATCCGTCGATCGTCGGCCTCGGCACGCTGCTCAGCAGGGAGCCGGGCTTCGAGGACGTGGTGAACATTCCCGAGGAGTACCTCGGCACCTACAAGGGCGTCGGCATGATGGCTCCCTATCTCAAGGCGCTCGGCATCACGACTCTGGAGCTGCTGCCCATCCACGAGACCAACCAGTCCGAGTCGTCGCGCGAGGGACACACGAACTCGTGGGGCTACATGACGCTGTCGTTCTTCGCCCCCAACCGCAAGTACGCCTATGACAAGTCGCTGGGCGGGCCGACCAGGGAGTTCCAGCAGATGGTGGCGGCTTTTCACGCCGCCGGGCTGGAGATCTACCTGGACGTCGTCTACAACCACACCGCGGAGGGCGGCAACTGGAATGGCGACCCGAACACCGTCGGCTTCACCTCCCTCGGCGGGTTCGCGGCCGCGGAGTACTACGTGATGACGTCGTCACATGCGCTGGTCGACGGCGCGACGGGCACCTCCAACCAGCTCAACTACTCCTCACCCATGGCCCAGCGGCTGGTGCTGGACTCGCTGCGGCACTGGACGTCCGAGATGGGGGCGGACGGCTTCCGGTTCGACCTGGCCACCGTCCTGGGCCGCAAACCGAACGAGGCCGACCGCGAGGACTGGGACAACCAGCGGCGCTTCTTCACCGACCATCCGCTGCTGGCCGACATCGCCAGGTTCGCCGACGAGCAGCACATCGAGGTCATTGCCGAGGCCTGGGATCTGTGGGGCTATGAGGTCGGCAACTTCCCGCACGGCTGGGGGGAGTGGAATGGGCGCTACCGCGACGCGGTCCGCAGGTTCGCCAAGGGCGACGGCAACGTCCTGGAGTTCCTGGACGTCGTCAATGGCGATCACAGCCACTTCGCCGACAACGGTGGACCCCAGAAGACCATCAATTTCATCGACGCCCATGACGGCTTCAACATGGCCGACCTGGTCAGCTACCAGCAGAAGAACAACGACCAGCCCTACCCGTTCGGGCCCTCCGACGGCGGGTCGGACGACAACATGTCGTGGGACTCCGGAGGGTCGCAGGAGCTGCGCCGGCAGCGGGTCCGCAACTTCCTGACCATCCTGCTGTTCTCGCGCGGGGTGCCGATGTTCGTGGCGGGCGACGAGTTCGGCCGCACCCAGAACGGCAACAACAACCCGTGGGCGATCGACTCAGTGGCGATGTGGAACAACTACGCCATGATCCCCACGAATGCGCCCCAGCAGGTGGCGGTCGCGCCCGACGCCACGGACGCCGCATACCACGACAACCTTGGGGTTTTCGAGACGGAGCCGCTGGTCAACGGGCTGTTCAGGTTCACCACGTTCCTGGCGAAACTGCGGCAGCGGCACGAGTCACTGCAGCAGAAGTACTACGGTGACCTGGTGCCTGATGACCAGGACGTCTCCTACCTGTTCTACACCCCGTCCATGGAGGGTGACCTGCAGGACGGTGACCGGGCGCTCAGCGTCTACATCAACTCACCTGGTGACAACTTCCTGATGATGGTGAACATGGCTGACGCGGAGGTCGGATTCACTGTGCCGACGCCCGCTGATGGCAGGGTGTGGCGTCGCCTCGTCGACACGGGAGTCTGGGCGGAGCCCGCCAGCAACTTCTGGCCGGAGGGCACCGGGATCCTCCTGGAGGGTGTGGTGTGGGTGCAGCCGTGGTCCGTGGTTGTGTGGCATGACACCGTGGCCCCGGAGGAGTCCGGCGGCGGGCGGGCCACGTCGTAAACACGTCGTAAAAGGGCAGCCCACGCTCTGGTAGGTAGCAGATCCTGGCTGGCAGGCCAGCCACGTGTTGCTACGTACCGGGGCGTGGGCTGGACTGTCTATTTTTTGGGACGGCCTGTATTTGACCCAGAGTCCGGGTAGGTTGCTGACTTATTTTTAAGGAGGCGCCATGGATTCACAGACCTACCAAGCCATAGCCATGAGCACCTATTTCGTGTTCATGCTCCTGATCGGGTTCTGGGCTTACCGCCGGACCAAGGACTTCGACGACTACATGCTCGCGGGCCGGGACCTGGGTCCGTTCGCCACCGCTCTGTCAGCCGGGGCGGCCGACATGTCGGGCTGGCTCCTGATGGGTCTGCCCGGTGCGCTGTACCTGAGCGGACTGGTCGAGCTCTGGATCGCCATCGGCCTGACCGCTGGTGCCTGGGTCAACTGGAGGTTCGTCGCGCCGCGGCTGCGGGCCTACAGCGAGGTGGCCGGCAATGCGATCACGATTCCCAGCTTCTTCGGCAACCGGCTGCACGACACCCGGCACCTGATGCGCATCACCTCAGGGGTCATCACGCTTGTTTTCTTCACTTTCTACGTCTCCAGCGGCATGGTGGCCGGGGGACGATTCTTCGAGGCCTCCTTCGGCATGGACTATCACCTCGGGATGCTGATTGTGGCGGGCAGCGTCGTGCTCTACACCCTCTTCGGCGGGTTCCTGGCCGTCGCCTGGACTGACACCGTCCAGGGACTGATGATGGTGGCGGCCCTGGTCTTCGTTCCCCTGGTTGGCGTCATCAACTTGGGTGGGATCGGCCCACTGCTGGATACCATCAACGAGGTCGATATCAATACGTTCGTACTGTGGGGTGCGGCGACGACGGTCACGGGAGTGGTCTCGTCGCTGGCCTGGGGGCTCGGGTACTTTGGGCAGCCGCACATCATCGTGCGGTTCATGGCGTTGCGCACGCCGCAGGAGGCGATCGCCGGACGGCGGATCGGGATCGGCTGGATGATCCTGTCCTGTCTCGGGGCGGCGGGAACCGCCCTGGTCGGGATTGCGACCTACCGGCGTGACAAGGGGCAGCTCGACAACCCGGAGACCGTGTTCATCGCGCTGGGGCAGCTGCTCTTCCACCCGCTGATCGCCGGATTCATGATCGCTGCGATCCTGGCCGCGATCATGTCGACGATCTCGTCGCAGCTGCTGGTGTCGTCGTCGGCGCTGGTCGAGGACCTGTACAAGGTTTTCCGCAAGGACACCGGGCGTGGCGTCGGCATCTGGATGGGCCGGGGAGCGGTGATGCTGGTCTCCGTGGTCGCCGCGGCCATGGCGTGGGAGGCCAACGACACGATCCTCAACCTGGTGGCCTTCGCCTGGGCGGGGTTCGGCGCCACCTTCGGTCCCGTGGTGCTGCTGAGCCTGTACTGGCGGCGGCTCACCACCGGCGGTGCCCTGGCCGGGATGATCGCCGGGGCGATCGCCGTCGCGGTCTGGGGCAATCTGTCCGGCGGCATCTTCGACCTCTACGAGATCCTGCCGGGCTTCGTCATCAACCTGGCGGTCGCCGTCGGGATCAGCCTGGCCTCGCGGCCCGCGCCGGAGGTGGAGCAGGACTTCAAGGACACCGCCCGCCTGGTGACCCACTTCCAGCAGGGCGAGCTCGTCCCCGACGGCGACTAGCGATTGCCGCCAGGGACGGCGTGTGGACGGGTCGGGCGGGGCCTGGGATCCCAGGCCCCGCCCGGATCTGGTCAGGCTGGGAGCAGCCTGAGGGTGTTGGTCGTGGCCGCCTCGACGGCCTCGCGGCTGAACGGCCAGTCGAACATCCGGCCCTCGGCCCAGGCCTCGAACTGGTCGTTGACGTGCGACGACCACGGATGTCCCGACGCTCCTGCCGAGATCACCCAGCGGGCATTGTCGATGTCAGCCATGTCGACGGTCATGCGCATCGAGGGGCCGCTGCCTATCTTGGAATAGTCCACCCGGCCGTCCTCCCCGACTGTGGTGTCAAACCAGGAGGCGTTGGGGGTGTACTGGGAGCCCCCGACCGGGCGTGGGGCCGCATTGAAGTGGTTCCGCACGATTTCGGGCAGGCCCTCGCCACCCAGCACCTGGTGGGTGGGTTTCTGCATATGGATCCTGCCCCAGGCCCACGTCGTGTGGTCCTCGCCCATCTGAGCGGTGAGGTCGGCATC
The sequence above is drawn from the Arachnia rubra genome and encodes:
- the putP gene encoding sodium/proline symporter PutP is translated as MDSQTYQAIAMSTYFVFMLLIGFWAYRRTKDFDDYMLAGRDLGPFATALSAGAADMSGWLLMGLPGALYLSGLVELWIAIGLTAGAWVNWRFVAPRLRAYSEVAGNAITIPSFFGNRLHDTRHLMRITSGVITLVFFTFYVSSGMVAGGRFFEASFGMDYHLGMLIVAGSVVLYTLFGGFLAVAWTDTVQGLMMVAALVFVPLVGVINLGGIGPLLDTINEVDINTFVLWGAATTVTGVVSSLAWGLGYFGQPHIIVRFMALRTPQEAIAGRRIGIGWMILSCLGAAGTALVGIATYRRDKGQLDNPETVFIALGQLLFHPLIAGFMIAAILAAIMSTISSQLLVSSSALVEDLYKVFRKDTGRGVGIWMGRGAVMLVSVVAAAMAWEANDTILNLVAFAWAGFGATFGPVVLLSLYWRRLTTGGALAGMIAGAIAVAVWGNLSGGIFDLYEILPGFVINLAVAVGISLASRPAPEVEQDFKDTARLVTHFQQGELVPDGD
- a CDS encoding glycogen debranching protein → MAPVQPEIWGRAEWPLGAHLTDDGATFAVYAPDATRVQLEFFPNALGADSAASYPMTKGADGVWRAHISGVFEFDLYGFRAWGPNWSWDPVWVPGSSVGFVTDIDERGNRFNPNKVLFDPYALEITHNVYSDAILETGLDGGAFGTGGDDYRGVPRRQVDTGRIAPKGVILRPTSPAFTKPRLPGEKAAIYEASVSQLVGHPSIVGLGTLLSREPGFEDVVNIPEEYLGTYKGVGMMAPYLKALGITTLELLPIHETNQSESSREGHTNSWGYMTLSFFAPNRKYAYDKSLGGPTREFQQMVAAFHAAGLEIYLDVVYNHTAEGGNWNGDPNTVGFTSLGGFAAAEYYVMTSSHALVDGATGTSNQLNYSSPMAQRLVLDSLRHWTSEMGADGFRFDLATVLGRKPNEADREDWDNQRRFFTDHPLLADIARFADEQHIEVIAEAWDLWGYEVGNFPHGWGEWNGRYRDAVRRFAKGDGNVLEFLDVVNGDHSHFADNGGPQKTINFIDAHDGFNMADLVSYQQKNNDQPYPFGPSDGGSDDNMSWDSGGSQELRRQRVRNFLTILLFSRGVPMFVAGDEFGRTQNGNNNPWAIDSVAMWNNYAMIPTNAPQQVAVAPDATDAAYHDNLGVFETEPLVNGLFRFTTFLAKLRQRHESLQQKYYGDLVPDDQDVSYLFYTPSMEGDLQDGDRALSVYINSPGDNFLMMVNMADAEVGFTVPTPADGRVWRRLVDTGVWAEPASNFWPEGTGILLEGVVWVQPWSVVVWHDTVAPEESGGGRATS